ATAATCAGGCAGAACAGAGAAGAGTAGAACAAGAGGCGAGGAGAAATGATTAATTTATTACGGGGGTTGATTTATTTCGTTGTATTGGTATTGATTCAGGTGTTGATCCTGAACAATATACATTTCCTGCGGGTCGCAACGCCGTTTTTATATCTTTATTTCATCATAAAGATGCCGGTAGGAACGTCGCGCGATGTGGTTGTTTTGTCTTCTTTTCTGATCGGGCTGGTGATCGATATGTTCTCAAATACGCCGGGAATGCATGCTGCGGCATGTACACTGGCTGGGGTTATACGTGAACCCTTGATTCGCTTTTTCATGGGAAAGGACCTGCCCGAAGGGATCTACCCTTCCTATAAGACCTTTGGCTATGGTGGTTTCTTCCGATATGTTTTCTCATTCGTGGTGATCCATCATGTCACTTTATTCCTGATCGAATCGCTGACTTTATTCGATCCGTTATTCCTTGCGATCCGTATCGGTGCGAGTGTGGTAACGACTACATTATTAATTTGTACGATAGAAGCTTTCAATATAGAGACACAGAAGAGTGGAGACTAATACGAAGTATACACTTGAGAACAGGCGTTATGTAATAATAGGTGCCGTAGTTCTGTTGGTTCTCATCTTTATTGTTCGTTTGTTCTACCTTCAGGTGGTGGAAAACGATTATAAAGCATGGGCTGACAGCAATGCGTTTTTGAAAAAGACCCTGAACCCCTCCCGTGGGATGATCTATGACCGTAATGATAAACTGTTAGTCTACAATCAACCGGCTTATGATGTGATGCTTATTATGCGTGAGGTTCAGCCTTTCGATACGCTGGATTTCTGTAATATCCTCAATATAACCAAGGAGCAGTTCGAAAAGCAGATCGCCAATATCAAGAACCGCCGGTTGAATCCGGGATATTCGTCATATGTCCCGCAATTGTTTATGAATCATCTTTCAGCACAGGAGTGTGGCGTATTGCAGGAAAAACTGTATAAATTCCCCGGCTTTTATATTCAGAACCGTACGA
This is a stretch of genomic DNA from Parabacteroides chongii. It encodes these proteins:
- the mreD gene encoding rod shape-determining protein MreD encodes the protein MINLLRGLIYFVVLVLIQVLILNNIHFLRVATPFLYLYFIIKMPVGTSRDVVVLSSFLIGLVIDMFSNTPGMHAAACTLAGVIREPLIRFFMGKDLPEGIYPSYKTFGYGGFFRYVFSFVVIHHVTLFLIESLTLFDPLFLAIRIGASVVTTTLLICTIEAFNIETQKSGD